The DNA segment AGGTcagccacttttttttttttttaaatgaaataaaataataattatatattagatAGAATAAGCATGGCGGCACGCCACTTGTTCGATGATATGTTTGTTAGAGAAAGCACCACCGGGTTTGTATTAAAACAAAGGATGTTATTGACTTTTGTTTCTGAGAAATTGtataatgtgaaaaaaaaaatatttagtttTTCTTTGAGGTTTCACTGAGCTTCTTATTAATTTGTGAACTAAACTTGATATTGTTAATTGATTCTGGGTTATGATCAATTTCATAATGGTATTTTCTTTAGTGTAATTGGTCTGGTGTATATGCTATATAATGGAGATCTTTGCTAATACCGTTCTACCCTTCTCTGTCATTTAGATAAAATCTTTGCTACTTAAAAATTAAGTCTTTAGTGTGTATTTTCACCCTTACGTTGAGTGGTCTGTTGTGACCTGATCACAACAAAACGGTGAAGGAGATTAACaaacgaagaagaagaagaagaagatcacAACAAACGGAGGAAAAGGGGAGAAGGAGAACAGCAAACAAAGAAGAAGAAGCAGGGCTTTTCTAAGGATCAAATAACCAatacattcatatttctattGAGATCTCTTATTCTTTAAGAAGAAGCAGTGGAGGAGGAGGGATTTCAACAGAAATAAGTTGGTATTTGCCATTTGATGCTTAGAAAAGCCTTGCCGTGCTGAAGAGTTTATCTTATTGTTCAATTTATGTGACTCTTTGTGTAGCAAGTGTGTTTAGAGTGTAAGAAGCTGGATCTATCCCATAAATGGGGTAGCTGAATCCATACCCAAATAGCCTATTTATATGGTAATTGAGATACAATTGGTTTTGCCACCTTAATCACAGAGTTGCAACTTCTAAAAAGTTGCTTAGCGTCCTAAAATGACACTATTTTACCCATTCcagcatttttctcatttttcctCTTCCAAAATTTTAGTTCCCCTCAATCCtgcaattttattttgaattgctTTGTGTATTGACGGCTGGATGCACCCAAAGACTAACTCAGACTTGTACTATGTTTGCTTAATATAAAGGAATAGTAGAAGCTATTTATTATCTTGTTAATGTTTAACTCATGCAAGGGCAGTTGAAGTGCTATACCAATAGGGAACTGAAGTGTTGCATCTGCACGTAGGAGACAAGAAAAAGCTTGGCATGATTTTGCACATTTTTAGATCCTATTAAGCAGTTGATTTTTCTATCCACGCTAGTTGGGTAAGGTATGTGTATGGCTAAGATCTTTCGTTGCTATTTGATTCATCATGTTCTCCATTTTAACCATTAACATATCATATTagtccataatttttttttaaatcattgaATTATTCATGAATTTCACTTCTGTACTTGTTATTCTATTGATTATTAGCTTGCAGACAGATAGATGGTTATTCCACCACCAGTTAAGTGGCCACCAAGAGTTACAAAGTTTCTGAAACCGTACATCCTCAAGATGCACCTAACAAACAAGTATGTGAGTGCCCAAGTTATCCACTCACCAACTGCCACAATAGCATGTTCAGCAAGCTCTCAAGAGAAGGCCTTGAGGTCAAGCATGGAGAATACTCGAGATGTAGCAGCTGCTGCCAAAATTGGGAAAATACTAGGGGAGCGCCTGCTGCTCAAGAACATCCCTGCCGTCTCTGTTTTCCTGAAAAGAGAACAGAAGTATCATGGAAAGgtgaaagctgtgatggattcTGTGAAAGGAGCTGGTGTCAAACTCCTATAAACTGTGGTTCCAAGAAATTCTACTGTGTCCTGAAGGGATTACTTCGagagaggattttttttttttcattgaacttgttaatgacaagaaaaaggattgtattttaatgaatatttaatttgtttatgatTTGGTTAGGTAAGTAATTAGGTAATCTTACAATAAACAAATAAGCAAGCTTGACCTTGTGCGTACTTGACGCGGACAAGGAAAGACTAATTTTTCCAAATTAATGTGAAGATCACTTCTGTGGATGATTGGCGATGCTTGCGGTGGCATCGTTTCTTCCCCATCATATTTGCTTCCTTGAATTATTGGAAACAGGCCTATGTTGGAATAGGTCAACTAacgtgagatttggaaaatataaaTGCTTtgtcaaaaaatattttttaaatagtcGACGTAATCTTGGGCATTATAAAACATCAATTAGTCAATTTGCGAAGGTCATTTATTATTTTCTCCtatcaataaaatttatattcattttgccatattttatatttttaagattatactataaaattttgttaattattaaattttttatcaattataatgttaatataaggattaatatataaatttttaatagtaattgacataattttatattttgatttttaaattctgaaatatatatttaaaaatttatatatataaataaaaagaaaaacaacgTAAAAATGCATATTATAGTAtcatttgaaatttaaaaaatattttaaaaaatgaatgtttaaattttataaatagtttttaaAAATGAATATTGTatcatatttttcttatttaaatttgatttattatgtattcaatatataaaatatataataaaatatacttGAGTCTCTtacatttatattttaaattcataataaatcgaatttaaacaataatttttTCAATTGATATGAATATATATGAACAGATAGACATATTCAGAAATTAAGATTTGCAAGTAGGGAGGGAGAGGAAAGCCACTATTCAGGATTTGAAGAGAAAGGATCATTAATTTTATGTATAAAGGTACTGGTGATTTTGTAATGAAGGAAGACACAGAAAAAATATCCTGATTTTTGTGAGTCGTAAGTTCATATTTGCGATGGAAATATTTTGAATTGGATTAAACtttctttttaaaataaaaattggaTTAAACTTATTCAATTCAAAAGGTACATGTTTGTGTGAAGGGATTAATCTTTTGTATGTAAAATGGGAATAGAAGAATACCAAAATGAATGCACTTAAAAAAATTGAGAGATATTTGACTCcagttaattattaaatatatcgagagcactaaaaaataataatattttttttctcataaaaaagtaaattttttttaaaataaattttatataattataaaaaataatatatatatatatatacaatgaatatacttaataatttttcatttatctttaaattatttttagaataGGGTTAATTTATCTTAAAGTTAAAATTGAGAGTTTGAAAACAAAATGATGTTGATAAAGAGATAAGTCATTAATTGTATAACTTTTTTAATGATTACAGTTTTTTCTTTTTAAACTCAATGATTTGTATAGTTAAATAAATATTATCTTAAATAatgtaaatatgatttaaataaatattatcttaaaacttgttaaatattttataggatataataaaaatttataattactgataaatataaaatattcaattttaaaagaataaaTTGAAGACCTAAAAGAAAACCAACATGAGaagaaaaaatataaattgcaaatTAGGAAATTATTGtgacttttaattttattattattattatttcttaaatattaaaataatatttaaaattttttatttaaacatacttattattatatttgaTATCATGAATTAtattgtaaaattattatattattacattattatcaatgaatttttataaaaaataattaataataatttaagaaataaaattttaatttaatttgataaacgtataattatttaataatttaatacaaatttaaattttatataatataattaactaaaatttttaatagtaACAAATTTTCCTAAAGTTCCCAACATGATTtggaaatataaaatataaaaataaatattaaattataatcttaaaataaaaaatcattGCGCGGACTAAATCAGTAGTTTAGAAATTAATTTAAGCTTTATTGCCAAAATAGTAATATTTCCTTAAAAAGAATTGCATAATGCCCCATGACGTGACATGCTCTCTCTCACCTCCACTTTCAGTCTTTTCTATTGAATGCATATAGTGAAATTaggttaataattattaaattaaatatttatatttaaatatatatatatattaaatatagtatttattttatatttaaacatatttcatttaaaaataggtaataataaattgtaaaaaaaaataaaatttaaaataaatatatattaaatttatatataattaattaaatttttattttaaatatatgaaaTGTATTTATCATAATTACATTGAACTTTCGCAACCTACGTGCTTCTCGATCCACTTGCCACGTCGCTCCAACAACACCAGATCTCGATCGACGGATCAGATACGCATTCAAACAAGAGACTTGTTCGGAGTTTAACGCGTCAGTCTTCGTTAAATATCTGCACGTCTCCGTACTTACTCTCATGCTCAGTAGTGAGGGTGTCCGCTGGTTTTCTGCTTAAGTAGTCGCAGATTTCTAACGTGTGCCATGGGCCTTCTTGACCAGCTGTGGGACGACACCGTGGCGGGGCCTAGACCGGAGAACGGCCTTGGCAAGCTGCGGAAGCATTCCACCTTCAATTTCCGGTCAACCTCCAGCAAGGGTATGCAAGCATTTTTGCTAATTTAGGCCCATGGCGTATGAGACATGGAGCGTTAAATTTGCTAAACAAAAGTGTGTAGAACTGTTTATTAGAATCGCAGAACTTGAATTCACCTTAATCGGAGAGCTCAGCGTCCTAGCACTTCATATTTTCATTTGAGGAGTTCACTTCCCATAACAGTAATTGCAATTATCCAGTGTTTATCAAATCttaattctccaattttttaTCCTTGATGTTAACGCTTTAGCCAAGATCATATGCAGAAGTACGCTTAATTTTGAGAATTATCAAATGGATCCTCTAGATTAAACGGCGTGAGATTTGTTTCTGTATGTCGTCGGTCTAGATTCTAACATGTCCTTTCGTTGTGGATCAGAATCCGACAGTCGCAACGCGAGATCGTATGCTGACGATGGATCCGAGGAGGTGACTAGAGTTACACGCAGTATCATGATAGTAAAACCGCCTGGATACCAGAACGGTTCTCCACCGGTTTCACCCGCTGGCTCTACTCCTCCGGTATCTCCCTTCTCTGGTATGGTTTGCCCTTGATCTCCTCGGATGACAATCAAGTCCCTAGTCTTTTTACCAAATGTCTAAAATGACCTCTCCTAGGAAACTGGGGCTAGGCCTCATCTAGAAAGGTCCAATCCTAGAGTAAGCAAGTCAGTGACTTAGGGTGAGGTTAATTTTGTCATTTAGGGGTGTTGGTCCGCTATTGGATaatgataatttattttttttaggtgAATTATTGCTTTCGCCGCTACGGAATTTGGATAGTGACATTTTAGGTCGTTGTCGACGTGCATTTGTCATTTATGCATGGGTGTTACCCAGCTCAGGATAACCATACGTAACCCAAGTATGGTTACTTGAGTTGTTAATTAACCCAAGTATGCATCTCATTATTGTTATtactattattaatttttttaaaagaggGATAACCTGTTGAGCCTATATCACAATGGAAAATCATAAGATGCTCCAATGTCTGCTCACAAGTTTTCAATTATCTCTTATCTCTCATATTGGGATGTGAGTTACATCATATGGGGATGTGAGTTACATCTTATTGTGTGAGATATGGAGCATGTCCTCCATAGCACCTAATAAAAGTAAGTCTGTCTTACACTCTACACTCAGTATATACATCCAATAAATTTATATATGTGTCATGTTTTATAAAATCATGGTAGACTCTACTTAAAAATatagtttattaatttattaagtatTGATTGGGTGTACATACACCCAGCTGCTTACAAGAATTTTCCCCTGATAAAACCTCCATCATAATATAAAATTTGCTTGATCAAATTACTTTGGAGAGTCAATTAGTTTACCCATTTGTTTATCCCTATCTGCTGTTGTTTGATACAAATCTAACTGTTCTATAGATGAGATGGCAATTGATGATGCTATTTTGCTTTTTTAGGGTACAATAATCTCGACTTCATGAAACTTCTAATTTGCTTTTTGTTTGCCTATTGCGTCACAAATTTGTTGCATTTATACTTACCTTGTTTCAGTTGCTTTACTCCTGTTATCGTATGATTAAAAGGAAAGATGAGGTCAATAGATAATAGACAAGGAAGCTGTGTTGGCACAAGTAGTTGTTTCTTTTATATTTGTCTTTATTGTATTCGTTTACGTTTTGATAATCTGCTGTGTAATGGTAAATCCATTCATGGCGTCATGTTTTTGTGTTCACTATAGTTGATTTGCTTGAGGCTATCTATCATATGTGCTGATGAGCTACTTTTTGGTTTAAAACACAGGAGGCAGAGAGTCCTTTCGGTTTCGAAGAAGATCGACATCGGATGCGTACGAGAAGGCAAGCGAGGTTAGACCCAGGAGTCCTCCTCCTCCTTACGACGTGTGAAATATGAGACTCTTGGATCCTTATCTGGCTTATGTACGTAATGTTGTCAGTGTGGCTACGCCTGTTAATTTGGATTCGTAATGAAGTATATGTACACACAAGCGTACGTTATGCTTGTTATGCTCTTTTGTTAGTTGTGTCGACTTTCTGCCGGTTTTCGGATCTTTAGCTTTAGGGGTCATTATCTGTGAGTAGGGTTGTAACTTGTGAGCACCGATCATGTGATGATGTGGTAATGTAGTTTTTCCTATGTCTATTTAGTTTTGCTTCAGTATTAATTTTCTGTTGAAGATTTGCctgattttcacattttaatttgTTTGGGAAAGGGGAgaggttttattttattatgggaaaaattttttatttagattcaatttataaaatttaagatatatataatttaaaatataaatatataaaatttaagaaaattttattgaGCTGCATGACTTAAAATTTAAGTGgattttgttatatatatatatagtgccaTAGGTCGGGTCCATGATTCCAGAGGCGGGATGGGTGCTGTCTGCTAAAGGCAAAACAACATAGATCTAATTAAAGGATATGGATGGGTTTGGTATGATAGATCTTTCAGTATATGTTGGGCTGTCAATTATGCGATGAAATCATGCGGGCGAAGTTGGACACATGCCAGCTGGGATGAGATTTCCCACATTTGTGTTAAATTAATTACTATCATCACTTTTGGAGCTTAGTTATTGAAAattggtatttttttttttataaacaaaaATATTTTATCGAATTGGAAGAGTATAGCATATTGCGTCACCCACATCCATCCGTACTTATTATGATGGGCATATTTTAAAATTCGAGCTTACACAGAAAAGTTTGGAATATGTGCTAGATATCATGCAAAAACTTTAATagcaatataaatttatttatagaaaattcaaaaactataaaaatataaataatgtaaataattagtaatatttaaaagcactcattaaaaaatatatatatatatatttatttatttatttattatttaagcaATTATACTTTTAAAAAAGAAATTGTTTATGTGGAAATGGAAGATCATTATCTatatttaatttaagtaatataaaaattttcataTTCAATGATATGACATTTAtcagataaaattaattaaaaaaatattttacaattaATTTCTTTCATATTCTCATTTTTTCATAATCCCAACAATTTAAATTGTACGATCAACACTATAGTTACCCTAAAtttgtttaataaaaaaatatcagtctacaaaaatataatttcttaaaTTTGATATATAAAAATATCAAATCAACATAAGTAACATAAAAAATAGCTATTGAATATTATAAGAGAGTTTAATATtactattattaaaaattaagagattttgtgttaaaaattaaaatttaggtaTCTTATTattatacattaatttactcactatcttttaactttaattttttattttttattttttttagagtGAAAACATTAATAATAAACTAATTATTATATACACGTGGTGCATTTTCTTACAGAAAAATATACTCTTCTATAATAGtgagaataaattttatataattataaaaaatattacataTACACAAATTACACCTAATAATTTCTCCAAATAATGTTGTTACAGGATGCAACCTTAGATTAATGAATTAAAACCTAAACGCCACCGTTAAGACAACCAGCCCAGGCGGTCCAACGCCTGTCTAGCTGAAAGCCAATTCAGGTTGTAACGCATTTTCTTTGCGTTCTCCTGATTCAGCTTCATTGCCCGAGTCAAATCCTCGATTACTGAGTAAACTCACTCGCGTTTGTTCATCCCCTTCACAAACTCCATTCTCTTAAATAGAGTACACCCTTTTTCTTTTTCGCTCAGTGACTTCACAGCCAACAGAGACACAGCCACATCCAGGGATTCTAGAGCGGAGGGCTTGAATCCTTGAAGATCGAGAGCTAAGGCTTTGAGAATGTGAGTCGCTACGTCAGTGGGATCGAGTGAGAAGGCTTTGATATGGCTTCCTTTTCAGCTTTTTTAGCCAAGATGATGGTATAAAGCAAGAATTGGAAGGGGATTGTCATTATATTATTCAAATTATTATAGatactaaataattaaatttgaaaaaaaaaaatcttgtttaaaaataataaaaaaattaaataattcattaaataaaaaaataaataatatacatttaaaaataaaattaatataaaaattatataattaatttcattaaaatttatgtgctaaatCATTGTTTTGTCATAAACTTATAATACTGCATATGCAGTTttgaatttctttttattttctttttttattcttaTCTTTTACGTAAGcaattattttgaaattttttaataagtaattttttttttaaatttatcagcTCTAATTAACACATCAGCATGAttgcaagttttttttttttaattcagaattagtttttttttttattgttaaaaGAAAAGGATAAATTattacttaatttttatattttaaaaaaattaattatttaatttctatatttttaaaaaatatattatttaacctatatattttacttttattaaattatttaatcctccaatcaatttttttattagttaatattgatcaatttattatttaatgtctctatttcagtgaaactaattaattagtctttatattttagaaaaatacattaattaattcttataatttgactctattaactatttagttttataattattttttatatctaaattaCTCTAATTTTCTcctatttatttctttcttatcCTGTTTTATTTATCTCTCTATGTTTCTTTTTCATTACACCACACTCTTCTCCCTCTCATTTTCTCTTTGTTTTCATTTATCAATAAAAATTATACAAGTTGTCTACACAAAAAAGTTAATCAGTTtccttatatttttaaataattaagaaaaattatttctaaatagagaaaacataaaaataatgtctaaaaaattaaaaattaaaaaaatatgtacattTAGATTTAGTATCTATAAGGTAAAATATCTATTTTTATCCAATAATATACTTTTCAAAATTTATtgactaactaattaatttcactaaaatagaatGACTAAATAATAGTGTTGTTCaaaatacataaattaattaattaattttcttaatatAGATGGACTAAAAGTAATTTGAATAGTATGAATGATGAAAAATTTGACAGATggactaaatagtttaattgaagtaaaatatagatattaaataatatatttttaaaaatataagaattaaatatttaattttgttaaaatatatgggctaaataatatttttttcaaaagaAAATAAGAATATGCCTTGTCCAAGTTTTATGTTTGCATTGTTTTACATATTTTTTTTGTTGctctaaaatttttccaaaacttcTATTCAATACAGGAaagtgatattgagttttgtaagGCGAAAAAGAGTGCTAATGATTAAGATTGTGCATTGTTTTTTAGAGATTCGagctaaattaaattgaattgaaataaaaaaaagaaactgTCACTATAAGAATCGaattgaagttattttattatttttattcaattttaatttttcattaagaaTCAAACTGGAATCAAACTGAAATCAGATTAAAATTAAAACCGActcaaaatatcaattttaaatatatgtatttt comes from the Hevea brasiliensis isolate MT/VB/25A 57/8 chromosome 5, ASM3005281v1, whole genome shotgun sequence genome and includes:
- the LOC110654631 gene encoding uncharacterized protein LOC110654631, whose product is MVIPPPVKWPPRVTKFLKPYILKMHLTNKYVSAQVIHSPTATIACSASSQEKALRSSMENTRDVAAAAKIGKILGERLLLKNIPAVSVFLKREQKYHGKVKAVMDSVKGAGVKLL
- the LOC110654630 gene encoding dormancy-associated protein homolog 3 isoform X1; this translates as MGLLDQLWDDTVAGPRPENGLGKLRKHSTFNFRSTSSKESDSRNARSYADDGSEEVTRVTRSIMIVKPPGYQNGSPPVSPAGSTPPVSPFSGGRESFRFRRRSTSDAYEKASEVRPRSPPPPYDV
- the LOC110654630 gene encoding dormancy-associated protein homolog 3 isoform X2 — translated: MGLLDQLWDDTVAGPRPENGLGKLRKHSTFNFRSTSSKESDSRNARSYADDGSEEVTRVTRSIMIVKPPGYQNGSPPVSPAGSTPPEAESPFGFEEDRHRMRTRRQARLDPGVLLLLTTCEI